The Pseudomonas sp. Marseille-Q3773 DNA window ACCAGCGCTTCGCGCTCTTCGCGATTGGCGGTCATGCCACGCTCGCCGATCTCGTTGCGCAGCAGCGGCTGGTCGGGGTAGCGGCGCAGCCCGGTGATTTCGGTGGCTGGCAGCGGGGGCAACTGGGTGCTGGACAAGCCTTCGGCACGCAAGGTGATGTTGCGGGTCAGCGAGTCGCCAATCTGTACCTGCTGGTTGCCGGGGTCGGGGTTCCAGTGCTCTTCCAGGCTCAGGCTACGGGCCGGCAGCCATGGCGCACCAGCGGGCCAGGCCGCCGGAATCGGGCGCACGGCCAGGCGCAATGGCAGCGAGCTGACCTGCACCTGGCGACCGGTCCGGGCCGTGCCGGCAGGGTCCGGGCTGGCGGCAGCGGTAGCGGTGAAGGTCAACGATGGAATGTCGAGGGTGCCGCTTTGCTGGGCATAGATGGCATAGCGGGTCTCGATCACGCCATGGCGGACGCCGTTGATTTCTTTTTCATAGGTGCGTGACTCACCCAGCGGTTCGACCTTGGCATGCTCCAGTTGCAACGGGCTCAGGCTGCTGTCGTCATACAGCGCCACCGAGTGGTAGATGCGCAGGGTCAGCACGGCCTGGGCCTGGACATAGACATCGCTGCTGTCGAGGCTCGCTTCGATGAACACCTGGGAGGCGCTGTCCTGGCGGCTGGCGTCGGCTTGCAGCACTTGCAGGTCGATGGCCTGGCTGTGCGACTGGCCCAGTTGCAGTTCGGGAATACGCAGGCTGCCACTGCGCCGCGGCAACAGGGTGATGATCCAGCGGGTGCTGGCGCGGGTTTCGCCATCCAGGCTGTGCAGGCTGTTCAGCTGGCGTGTGCCGCGCACTTCGAAGTCGTTTTCCAGCGCGCGCAGGTCGGGCTTGCCGAATTCGGTGACGTCCTGGCTTTCCAGGGTCAGTTCCAGGCTTTCGCCGGCCTCCAGGCGAGTACGGTCAACACTGGCCCGCAGCAGCGGCTCGGCCTGGGCCAGCATGGCCCAGAGCAGAGTGAGTAGAAAGACGCCGAAGCGACTCATTGTGGGTTTTCCTGTTGCAATTGCTGTTCATACCAGAATTTGCGCCGCAGCAGCTCGGCCGGGTTGTCGGGGATCTCGCGCAGCCATTGTTCCAGGGCCTGGCGTTGCTCGGCATCGAGGCTGGTCGACAGCGGGCGCTGCGGCGGCTGGATGGCGCCGTCATCTGCGCCCGCCTGGTTGCCGGACGCGGCCTGGCTGTTGCCGCTGCCTTCACCGGGCTGTTCGCTGCCAGCCTGTTCATCAGCGCCGGGTGTGCCCTGGGCCGGGCTGCTGGCCGAGCTGCTGTTGCCTTCGGTTTCGCTGCCGGGCGTGCCCTGGGCATCGCTGCTGGCTGGTTGCTCGTCGGCCTTGGCCGTCCGCTGTTGCAGCAATTGTTGCACCAACGCCTGGTTGTCCAGCGCTGCTTGCAGGTCGGGCTGGCGTTCCAGGGCTTGTTCATAGGCGTCCAGCGCAGCTTCCAGTTCGCCGCTGCGGGCCAACGCATTGCCTCGATTGTAGTGGGCTGCGGCCGTATCGCCCTGGGAAAACGCTTCAGCGGCAGCGGCATAGTCGCCGGCCTGGTACAGGGCCATGCCGCGCCATTGTGGGTCGTGGAAGTGGCGCGCGGCGCTGGCCGGGCGGTTCTGCTCGAGCAGGCGCTGGCCTTGCTGGTCGGGGCGCAGCCACAGGTCATTGAATTCGAAGGCGTGGCTGGGTTGTGGCACGGCCAGGAGCAAGGGTAGGCAGAACAGCCAGCCGCGGCGGCCGGCGCAGGCGGCCAGCAGCAACAGCGGCAGCAACAGCCAGTACCCTTGGTCGGCCCAGCTGTCCAGTTGCAAGGTCTGGCCGTCATTGCGCCCGCTGCGCGGGCTGTCGAACAGGCCCAGGCCGCGCAGGTCGAGGTCGTCGACCCGGGCATGCCGGTAGCGCCCGCCGGTGCCGCTGATGAAGCCCTTGAGGCTGGCGCTGTCCAACCGTGGCAGGAGGATGCCGCCCTGGTCGTCCTTGAGGTATTCGCCATTGGCCTGGCGCACCGGCGCACCCTCGCGGCTGCCGATGCCCAGCATCAGCAGGCTTGGGCCCTGGCGGCCGAGGGCCTGGGCGATACCCTGGCGCTCCGGGGCACTCAGCGCAGAACCGACCAGCAGCAGGCGGCCCTGGCCCAGGCCGCTCTGGGCCAGCAGGGCCAGGCCTTTCTGCACGGCGAGATCGGCGCGTTGGCCGGGTTTGGGCATGATCGACGGGTCGAGCGCCTCCAGCAGGTTGCGGGTGGTCGCCAGGTCGTCGGACAGCGGTACCAGGGTGTGCGCCGAGCCGGCGTAGACCACCAGTGCGGTCTGCCTGTCGCGGCGGTGTTCCAGCAGATCGAGGATCTTGCGCCGCGCCTGCTCCAGGCGGTTGGGGGGGCTATCCTCGGCGAGCATCTGCGGGGTCAGTTCCAGCAGAATCACCAGCGGGTCGGCCGGGCGCTGGCGGCTTTCTTCCACGCGCTGCCAGCTGGGCCCGAGCAGGGCCAGGATCACCAGCGCCCAGGCCAGGCCCAGCGCTACCCAGGGCAGCTTGCTGGTGCTGCCACTGCCACCGCCGAGCAGCACGCCATGGAACGCTGGTGGCAGAATCATCTGCCAGCGCCCGGCGCGCTTGCGCCGGTGCCACAGCTTGTACAGCAGCCAGCCGAGCAGCGGCACGGCCAGCAGCCACAGCGGGCGCAACCATTCAGGCCACAGTTCGCTCATCGCCGCCTCCTCAGGCGCAGCCGCTTCAGGCGTTGGCGCCACTCTGGGTGCGGCTGCAGGAAGCGCGGCTTGCGCAACACCCGCTGCAGCAGGTTGTCGGGCCATTGCACGGCGACCACCAGCAGCACGCTCAACAACAGCGCCAGGGCCAGCGGCCAGGCGTAAAGGGCTTTCGCGGTGCGCGACTGAGTCGGTTGCTGGGCCACCGGCTCAAGCTGGTCGAGGGTGTCGCCAATGGCGTCCAGTTCGGCGCCGTCATGCGCGCGGAAATAGCTGCCATGGGTGATCTCGGCGATTTCCTTGAGCGAGGCTTCGTCCAGGTCGAGGCTCGGGTTGAGGCCGAGCAGGCCCGGGGTGCCACTGGCTTCGGGGTTGGCGCCGATGCCGATGGTGTAGATACGCACGCCTTCCTGGGCGGCCAGGCGGGCAGCGGTCAGCGGGTGGATCTGCCCGCCGTTGTTGGCGCCGTCGGTAACCAGCACCAGCACCCGGCTTTGTGCCGGGCGCTGGCGCAGGCGCTTGACCGCCAGGCCAATGGCGTCGCCGATCGCGGTGTTCTTGCCGGCGATGCCGATCTGGGCTTCGTCGAGGAAGGTGCGCACGGTGCGCCGGTCGAAGGTGAGCGGGGCCTGCAGATAAGCCTGGCTGCCGAACAGGATCAGGCCCACGCGGTCACCTTCACGGTCCTGCAGGAAGTCGCCGAGCAGCGCCTTGACCAGGTCGAGGCGGCTTATTTCTTCGTTTTGCCACTGCATGTCGGGGAAGTCCATCGACCCGGACACGTCCACCGCCACCAGCAGATCGCGGCCGCTGGCGGCCACCGGTACCGGGTCGCCCAGCCACTGCGGGCGGGCGGCGGCGCACAGCAACAGCAGCCAGATGACGACGAACGGCGCCTGCTGGCGCCAGGTCGGCAGGTTCAGCCGCGCGCGGCGCCCGGCCAGGCTCTCCAGTTCGTTGAGGAAGCCGACCTTGAGCACCGGTTCGCCGCTGTCGGCGGCCGGCAGTACCAGGCGCGCCAGCCACGGTAACGGCAACAGGGCGAAGACCCACGGCCAGGCCAGTTCAAACATGCTTGCGAATCCAGGTTTCGACGGCCTGGCTGAGCCCGGCGATGGCCTTGTCGTCGAGCTTGCACTCGGGTTTGTAGGCGCCTTCGACCAGCACCATCCAGCGGGTCAGGCCGGCGGCCGGGCAGCGGTTGTCGAGAAATGCCAGCCACTGGCGGCCATTGAGGGTATGGCTGTTGGCCCCCGGGTAGTGGCTGCGGCACAGGCGCTTGAGCAGCGCATTGATCTGTTGCAGCCAGGCACCCGCGGGGGCGCCGTCATAGGGGCGCGGCAGGCGGGCCAGCTCGGCCAGGGCCTCTGCGCGCACCGGGTCCAGTGGTTGCTCGGCACGCACCACGCGGCGTTTGCCCGGCCGCCAGCGGCGCAGGCGCCACAAGCCCCAGCCCAGCAGCGGCAGCAAGGCCAGCAACACCCACCAGCCGGGGGCCGGTGGCCACAGGCCGATTGGCGCCGGGGCGATCAGCGGTTGCAGTTGGTCAAGCGGGTTCATTGGCCGCTGCTCTTCATGACGCGCTCCGCGGCCGTTGGGCATTCAGGTATTCGCGCAGTTGCTCGATCATTTCGCTCTGGGTGCTCAGTGGCATCAGCAGCACGCGCAGCTTCTGCGCCATCAGTTCCCAGCGCTCGATGCGCGCTTCGGCCTGCTGGCGGTAGGCCTGGCGCAGGTTGGCGTCGAGGGTGTCGAGTTCCAGTTGCGCACTGCGCTGGGCAAAACGCAACAGGCCGGCGGCGGGCAGGGCGTGGTCGAGCGGGTCGGATACCGGCATCAGCAGCAGGTCGCAATGGCGCGAGAGCATGGCCAGGTGCTGTTCCACCTGGGCGGTGAGCGAGCGCTCGTCGCAGATGATGATGGCCAGGCTGCCAGGGCGCAGTACCTCGCGGGCGCGGCGCAGGGCCAGGCCCAGGCTGTCTGTGCCCGGGGTTGCCTCGGTGTGCAGTGCCTGGTTGACCTTGGCCAGGCGGTTGAGCAGTTGCAGCAGGCTCTGCTTGCTGCGTCGCGGCTTGATTTCGTGGTGCTCGTTGTCGCCGAACACCAGCCCGCCAATACGGTCGTTGTGGCCCAGCGCGGCCCAGCCGAACAGCGCCGCAGCCTGGGCGGCCAGCACCGACTTGAACATCAGCCCCGAGCCGAAGAACAGCCGTTGGCTCTGTTCGACCAGAATGAAGATCGGCCGTTCGCGCTCTTCGTGGAACAGCTTGGTGTGCGGCTCCTGGGTGCGCGCGGTGACCCGCCAGTCGATGTTGCGCACATCGTCGCCGGCCTGGTACACGCGCACCTGGTCGAAGTCCACGCCGCGCCCGCGCAGCTTGGAATGGTGCAGGCCCACCAGCGGGCTGCGCTGGCCAGGCCGGGAAAACAGCTGGATTTCTCGCACGCGGTGGCGCATGTCGATCAGCTCGGCAAGGCCGATGCGGATGCCGGGCTCGGCCAGCGACGTGGTGGGCATGGGCTCAGGCAACGGCGACGACGTCGAGGATGCGCTGGACCACGCGGTCCTGGTCGATCCCGGCGGCCTCGGCCTCGAAAGAAAGGATGATGCGGTGACGCAGGACGTCGAACAGCACCGCCTGGATGTCTTCGGGGCTGACGAAGTCGCGCCCGGCCAGCCAGGCATGCGCGCGCGCGCAGCGGTCCAGCGAAATGGAGCCGCGCGGGCTGGCACCGTAGGCGATCCAGTCGGCCAGCTCGGTGTCGAACTTGGCCGGGGTGCGGGTGGCCATCACCAGTTGCACCAGGTATTCCTCCACCGCGTCGGCCATGTACAGGCCGAGGATTTCCTTGCGGGCGGCAAAGATCGCCTGCTGGCTGACCCGGCGCTCGGGCTTGGTCTCGCCGCCCAGGGCTTCGCCACGAGCCTGCAGCAGGATGCGCCGCTCTACCGCAGCGTCAGGGAAGCCGATTTTCACATGCATCAGGAAGCGGTCGAGCTGGGCTTCAGGCAGCGGATAGGTGCCTTCCTGCTCGATCGGGTTCTGCGTGGCCATGACCAGGAACAGCGGCGACAGGTCGTAGGTGCTGCGGCCCACGCTGACCTGGCGCTCGGCCATGGCTTCGAGCAGCGCCGACTGCACCTTGGCCGGGGCACGGTTGATTTCGTCGGCCAGCACCAGGTTGTGGAAGATCGGGCCTTGCTGGAACACGAAGCTGCCGGTTTCCGGGCGGTAGATCTCGGTGCCAGTGATGTCGGCCGGGAGCAGGTCGGGGGTGAACTGGATGCGATGGAACTGCGCCTCGATGCCTTCGGCGAGCTCTTTGATGGCCTTGGTCTTGGCCAGGCCCGGGGCACCCTCGACCAGCATGTGGCCATCGGCCAGGAGCACGATCAACAGTCGCTCGACCAGTTTTTCCTGGCCCAGGATCTGGGAAGAAAGAAAAGTGCGCAGCGCGATCAGCGCTTCACGGTGTTCCATCGGCGACGGTTCCTGGTAGGGGCCGCAGGCGGCTGACAGTAGCTGCTTCGGCAAGGGCTGATACTTTAATCCATCCGGGGGGGCGGCGACCAATGGCGGCAGGGAAATTTATCCTTGCCGGGGCCATGCATGCGCGGAATTTTCCTGAGCATGGCTGGCCATTGGCTGATGTTCCGTCGCGGCACGCTGGCGCTTGCTTGTGCTTCTTCAACAAGCAGGAAGCACGCTGATGGTACCGAATAGCTGCAACAATGAATGTATGTCCCCGGTCGCCCTGCGTTTCGGGGTGTTCTTCGATGGCACCGGCAACAACCAGAACAATGCGGCACAGCTGGGCGCGCCAGCGCGCATGGGGGCCAGCTATACCAACGCCTTGAGCAATGTGGCCTTGTTGCATGACCTGTATCCGGGGCAGGGGGCCGATGCCGAGGGCCGCATGGCGTTTCTGAAACGTTATGTCGAAGGCGTGGGGACCTTGGCCGGCGAGGCGGACCAGGTATACGCATCTGCCACCGGGTGCGGGTCGACGGGGGTGGAGGCGCGGGTTGCCGAGGCGCTGGCCGCGATAGCCGAGCAATTGCGCGGCTGGTGCCAGGCGCATCCCCGGGCCAGGCCCGAGCGCGTCGAGTTCGATCTGTTCGGCTTCAGCCGGGGTGCGGCGGCGGCCCGGCATCTGGCCAACCTGCTGCACGATGGCTGTGACCTGTTGTTACCTGGGCCTTGTGCCATCGTGATCAACTTCATCGGCCTGTTCGACACCGTGGCGGCAATCGTCGCACCGTTGCAGGGTGACTTCGACCCGGCGGACGAACGCTACGCCGGCTTGCGCCTGGGGCTGGCCCCCGGCCTTGCCCGGCAAACGGTGCAACTGGTGGCGCGGGACGAGCAGCGGCACAACTACCCGCTGGTGTGCAGCGGCCATGACATCGTGCTACCAGGCGTGCATTCGAACATTGGCGGAGGTTATCCGGAGACCACGCAGGAACAGGTACTGCTGTGCAAACCGCAATCACAGCGCGTGCCGCAGGGTATGCGTGCCGAGCAGACACGCGTATATGCCACGATGGACGCCTTGCTCGCCTCGATGCCGGACTCAGCGGGAGGGCAGGTGCTGGCCTGGGAGGTACCGGTTGCCGGTGGCCGGTCGGATGAGGCGCAAAAGCAGGTGTATGCGGCGGTATACCGTGAACGCGAAGTCGCCGGGCAGCTATCTCGGGTGTACCTGAGCATCATGCGTGAACTGGCGGTGCGGGCGGGGGTGCCGTTCGCGCCGTTGGGCGGGCAGGCCGAGCATCGGTTGCCGGCGGAGTTGCTGGCGATCAGCCGCAAGTTGCATGCCTTCGCCTTCGGCGACCGGCAGCAGCCGGAGTTGACCAGCGAGGAGGAGCAGCTGTTGCG harbors:
- a CDS encoding BatD family protein; this translates as MSRFGVFLLTLLWAMLAQAEPLLRASVDRTRLEAGESLELTLESQDVTEFGKPDLRALENDFEVRGTRQLNSLHSLDGETRASTRWIITLLPRRSGSLRIPELQLGQSHSQAIDLQVLQADASRQDSASQVFIEASLDSSDVYVQAQAVLTLRIYHSVALYDDSSLSPLQLEHAKVEPLGESRTYEKEINGVRHGVIETRYAIYAQQSGTLDIPSLTFTATAAASPDPAGTARTGRQVQVSSLPLRLAVRPIPAAWPAGAPWLPARSLSLEEHWNPDPGNQQVQIGDSLTRNITLRAEGLSSTQLPPLPATEITGLRRYPDQPLLRNEIGERGMTANREEREALVPTHSGALALPVLEVAWWNTREDHLEHSSLPARTLNVQDNPALSADTPVGDSSSASSLLWPWQLATLLFALTSVLGFALWWRARSQPAVLRAAQSGPSPRTLLDDLKRACQANDPQATRQALDAWARQQPETLAEMAARFVPLSDALDGLNGALYSESGQYWQGEDLWRAIGTIPPAEQVLLPPGESGNLPPLYPK
- a CDS encoding tetratricopeptide repeat protein, producing MSELWPEWLRPLWLLAVPLLGWLLYKLWHRRKRAGRWQMILPPAFHGVLLGGGSGSTSKLPWVALGLAWALVILALLGPSWQRVEESRQRPADPLVILLELTPQMLAEDSPPNRLEQARRKILDLLEHRRDRQTALVVYAGSAHTLVPLSDDLATTRNLLEALDPSIMPKPGQRADLAVQKGLALLAQSGLGQGRLLLVGSALSAPERQGIAQALGRQGPSLLMLGIGSREGAPVRQANGEYLKDDQGGILLPRLDSASLKGFISGTGGRYRHARVDDLDLRGLGLFDSPRSGRNDGQTLQLDSWADQGYWLLLPLLLLAACAGRRGWLFCLPLLLAVPQPSHAFEFNDLWLRPDQQGQRLLEQNRPASAARHFHDPQWRGMALYQAGDYAAAAEAFSQGDTAAAHYNRGNALARSGELEAALDAYEQALERQPDLQAALDNQALVQQLLQQRTAKADEQPASSDAQGTPGSETEGNSSSASSPAQGTPGADEQAGSEQPGEGSGNSQAASGNQAGADDGAIQPPQRPLSTSLDAEQRQALEQWLREIPDNPAELLRRKFWYEQQLQQENPQ
- a CDS encoding VWA domain-containing protein, whose protein sequence is MFELAWPWVFALLPLPWLARLVLPAADSGEPVLKVGFLNELESLAGRRARLNLPTWRQQAPFVVIWLLLLCAAARPQWLGDPVPVAASGRDLLVAVDVSGSMDFPDMQWQNEEISRLDLVKALLGDFLQDREGDRVGLILFGSQAYLQAPLTFDRRTVRTFLDEAQIGIAGKNTAIGDAIGLAVKRLRQRPAQSRVLVLVTDGANNGGQIHPLTAARLAAQEGVRIYTIGIGANPEASGTPGLLGLNPSLDLDEASLKEIAEITHGSYFRAHDGAELDAIGDTLDQLEPVAQQPTQSRTAKALYAWPLALALLLSVLLVVAVQWPDNLLQRVLRKPRFLQPHPEWRQRLKRLRLRRRR
- a CDS encoding DUF4381 domain-containing protein gives rise to the protein MNPLDQLQPLIAPAPIGLWPPAPGWWVLLALLPLLGWGLWRLRRWRPGKRRVVRAEQPLDPVRAEALAELARLPRPYDGAPAGAWLQQINALLKRLCRSHYPGANSHTLNGRQWLAFLDNRCPAAGLTRWMVLVEGAYKPECKLDDKAIAGLSQAVETWIRKHV
- a CDS encoding DUF58 domain-containing protein; amino-acid sequence: MPTTSLAEPGIRIGLAELIDMRHRVREIQLFSRPGQRSPLVGLHHSKLRGRGVDFDQVRVYQAGDDVRNIDWRVTARTQEPHTKLFHEERERPIFILVEQSQRLFFGSGLMFKSVLAAQAAALFGWAALGHNDRIGGLVFGDNEHHEIKPRRSKQSLLQLLNRLAKVNQALHTEATPGTDSLGLALRRAREVLRPGSLAIIICDERSLTAQVEQHLAMLSRHCDLLLMPVSDPLDHALPAAGLLRFAQRSAQLELDTLDANLRQAYRQQAEARIERWELMAQKLRVLLMPLSTQSEMIEQLREYLNAQRPRSAS
- a CDS encoding MoxR family ATPase, giving the protein MEHREALIALRTFLSSQILGQEKLVERLLIVLLADGHMLVEGAPGLAKTKAIKELAEGIEAQFHRIQFTPDLLPADITGTEIYRPETGSFVFQQGPIFHNLVLADEINRAPAKVQSALLEAMAERQVSVGRSTYDLSPLFLVMATQNPIEQEGTYPLPEAQLDRFLMHVKIGFPDAAVERRILLQARGEALGGETKPERRVSQQAIFAARKEILGLYMADAVEEYLVQLVMATRTPAKFDTELADWIAYGASPRGSISLDRCARAHAWLAGRDFVSPEDIQAVLFDVLRHRIILSFEAEAAGIDQDRVVQRILDVVAVA
- a CDS encoding DUF2235 domain-containing protein, translated to MVPNSCNNECMSPVALRFGVFFDGTGNNQNNAAQLGAPARMGASYTNALSNVALLHDLYPGQGADAEGRMAFLKRYVEGVGTLAGEADQVYASATGCGSTGVEARVAEALAAIAEQLRGWCQAHPRARPERVEFDLFGFSRGAAAARHLANLLHDGCDLLLPGPCAIVINFIGLFDTVAAIVAPLQGDFDPADERYAGLRLGLAPGLARQTVQLVARDEQRHNYPLVCSGHDIVLPGVHSNIGGGYPETTQEQVLLCKPQSQRVPQGMRAEQTRVYATMDALLASMPDSAGGQVLAWEVPVAGGRSDEAQKQVYAAVYREREVAGQLSRVYLSIMRELAVRAGVPFAPLGGQAEHRLPAELLAISRKLHAFAFGDRQQPELTSEEEQLLRHKYIHTSANWNALKGLRNSVLDMLFINRPGVEGRLRHANPVA